From Candidatus Vondammii sp. HM_W22, one genomic window encodes:
- the rseP gene encoding RIP metalloprotease RseP: MNSLLFTIFSFILALGILITVHEFGHFWVARKLGVKVLRFSVGFGKPLLTFRGRGPTPEDQGTEYVLAAIPLGGYVKMLDEREGAVPEKELERSFNRKSLPVRAAIVAAGPVFNFIFAILAFWLINVAGDMGARPLVGAVAEGSIAAEAGFQPGDEFVSVADRITTTWEMVVYGLLTESASGDDLAVKVRVADGYEEDRQLPGGQLIELAENSRLLERIGLTPKRPQVPPVIDQLAPGEAAERAGIQSGDRILAINGKPLEVWDELVEAIKVLPGKPATLEIERQGATETIGLIVGSREVDGKMIGRIGAGPHVPEDLFDQYRVEVRYGPVEAIGLATAKTWDMSVFMLKMLGQMLKGEVSVKNLSGPISIAQTAGKTASYGAIQFLKFLALVSISLGVLNLLPIPVLDGGHLLFFLVEAVKGSPLSEAAQAQGQRIGMALLLALMGLAFYVDLARLLG; encoded by the coding sequence ATGAATTCACTGCTGTTTACTATTTTCTCTTTTATCCTTGCCCTTGGCATCCTGATTACGGTCCATGAGTTTGGCCATTTCTGGGTTGCCAGAAAGCTGGGCGTCAAGGTGCTGCGATTCTCTGTCGGTTTCGGTAAGCCATTGCTGACTTTTCGTGGCCGCGGTCCGACCCCGGAAGATCAGGGCACGGAGTATGTACTGGCCGCCATTCCACTTGGTGGCTATGTCAAAATGCTCGATGAGCGGGAAGGGGCGGTTCCTGAAAAAGAGCTGGAGCGCTCTTTTAATCGCAAGTCACTGCCGGTGCGTGCCGCTATCGTGGCGGCAGGGCCCGTATTTAACTTTATTTTCGCAATCCTCGCTTTCTGGCTGATCAATGTTGCCGGTGATATGGGGGCAAGGCCTCTGGTGGGAGCGGTTGCCGAAGGGTCTATCGCAGCAGAGGCCGGATTTCAGCCGGGTGATGAGTTTGTTTCGGTGGCCGACAGAATAACGACCACCTGGGAGATGGTGGTTTACGGACTGCTTACCGAGTCAGCCAGTGGTGATGACCTTGCTGTCAAAGTGCGGGTTGCCGATGGCTATGAAGAGGATAGGCAGTTGCCAGGCGGGCAACTGATTGAATTGGCTGAGAATAGCCGGCTGCTTGAGCGCATTGGTTTGACGCCAAAACGGCCCCAGGTGCCACCAGTTATCGATCAATTGGCGCCGGGCGAAGCGGCTGAGCGAGCTGGAATCCAGTCCGGTGACCGGATTCTTGCGATTAATGGCAAGCCCCTTGAAGTTTGGGATGAGCTGGTGGAGGCGATCAAGGTGCTTCCCGGGAAACCTGCAACCCTGGAGATTGAACGGCAGGGTGCGACAGAGACCATTGGTTTGATCGTCGGCAGCCGGGAAGTGGATGGCAAAATGATCGGACGTATCGGTGCAGGCCCACATGTACCTGAAGATCTTTTCGACCAGTACCGGGTTGAGGTGCGCTACGGTCCGGTGGAAGCGATCGGTTTGGCCACAGCGAAAACCTGGGACATGTCTGTTTTTATGCTGAAAATGCTAGGCCAGATGTTGAAAGGGGAGGTATCGGTCAAGAATCTGAGTGGCCCCATCTCGATAGCCCAGACAGCGGGCAAGACGGCAAGCTACGGCGCTATCCAGTTCCTTAAGTTTCTTGCTCTGGTGAGCATCAGTCTCGGCGTGTTGAACCTATTACCGATTCCAGTACTGGATGGCGGGCATCTGCTGTTTTTCCTGGTTGAGGCAGTAAAGGGGAGTCCACTCTCAGAAGCGGCCCAGGCTCAGGGCCAGCGCATTGGTATGGCGCTTCTGTTGGCGCTTATGGGGTTGGCGTTTTATGTCGATCTTGCCCGATTGTTGGGATAA
- the lpxD gene encoding UDP-3-O-(3-hydroxymyristoyl)glucosamine N-acyltransferase has translation MSHCLGDLARQVGAQLHGDSACKISHVDTIQDASAGALCFLTNKKYRKYLAATGASAVVLSEEYLEHCPVNALVSDNPYLIYARIAALLNPRAEMEQGRHPSAVVSDQAQVDEQTWIGPCAVVEAGAIIAAGAFIGPGCIIGRDCKIGTDSRLVANITLCHGSEIGSRVLIHPGAVLGSDGFGLADDQGVWVKVPQLGNVRLGDDVEIGANTTIDRGALGDTVIENGVKLDNQIQIAHNVRIGEHTAIAACTGIAGSTSVGSSCTLGGGVGVVGHLEIGDNVHFSAQTLVTRSFKEPGFYSGSLPAVPNSDWRRTIAQVRRLDDVVARLKVLERQIKIGD, from the coding sequence TTGAGCCATTGCCTGGGAGATCTGGCGCGCCAGGTTGGAGCACAGCTGCATGGCGATTCGGCATGCAAAATTAGCCATGTCGATACCATTCAGGATGCATCTGCGGGTGCACTCTGTTTTCTGACTAATAAAAAATATCGGAAGTACCTCGCAGCGACCGGCGCATCGGCTGTGGTGCTCAGTGAAGAGTATCTGGAGCATTGTCCAGTTAACGCGCTGGTATCTGACAATCCCTATCTAATCTATGCGCGGATCGCTGCTCTTCTTAATCCCCGGGCTGAAATGGAACAGGGGAGGCATCCGTCTGCTGTTGTATCTGATCAGGCCCAAGTCGATGAACAGACCTGGATTGGTCCCTGTGCTGTGGTTGAGGCAGGTGCAATCATTGCGGCAGGTGCCTTTATAGGACCGGGCTGTATTATTGGCCGCGATTGTAAAATAGGAACGGATTCGCGATTAGTTGCCAATATCACACTTTGTCATGGCAGTGAGATCGGCAGTCGTGTGTTGATTCATCCCGGGGCTGTTCTGGGCAGTGATGGCTTTGGATTGGCAGATGACCAGGGTGTTTGGGTCAAGGTGCCGCAACTTGGCAATGTACGTCTGGGGGACGATGTCGAAATCGGGGCCAATACAACCATTGATCGCGGTGCTTTGGGGGATACGGTGATTGAAAATGGAGTGAAGCTGGATAACCAGATTCAGATTGCCCACAATGTGCGTATCGGCGAACATACCGCCATAGCCGCCTGCACTGGAATTGCCGGATCGACAAGTGTCGGCAGTAGCTGCACCCTTGGTGGTGGGGTTGGTGTCGTGGGACACCTGGAAATTGGGGATAATGTCCATTTCTCAGCCCAGACGCTGGTGACCCGCTCATTTAAAGAGCCTGGGTTCTACAGCGGAAGTCTTCCTGCTGTGCCAAATTCGGATTGGCGCAGGACAATTGCACAGGTGAGGCGATTGGATGATGTGGTGGCGCGCCTTAAAGTGCTTGAAAGGCAGATAAAAATAGGTGATTAG
- a CDS encoding transposase family protein, which produces MKREEHGVVTVSVPWAEPGSGFTAMFEALVIDWLKEMSISSVSRLMGLSWNAIDGIMQRAVK; this is translated from the coding sequence GTGAAGCGTGAAGAACATGGGGTAGTCACCGTGTCAGTTCCTTGGGCGGAACCGGGCTCTGGATTTACTGCAATGTTTGAGGCGCTGGTGATCGATTGGTTGAAAGAGATGTCCATCTCGTCAGTCTCCCGATTGATGGGGCTGAGTTGGAATGCCATTGATGGAATTATGCAGCGAGCGGTTAAATGA
- the bamA gene encoding outer membrane protein assembly factor BamA: MNLIIKSIQHLLLLCVLALPLSVAAESFVIKDIRVEGLQRISAGTVFNYLPVGIGQEIEAEETGFIIRALFKTGFFKDVRLERERDVLIVSVRERPAIAKIEIEGNKSMETEQLLLALKDIGLAEGRVFNSSILDKIEQELSRQYFNQGKYGVKLDSTVIPLERNRAAVNIDISEGQTARIKKINIIGNTSFEEDELLDQFSLSTTGFLSTFTKDDQYSKQALSGDLEKLRSFYLDRGYINFKITSTQVSITPDKKDIYVRVNIAEGDVYTISDINLAGDLIVKKEKYFPLIHLIRGEIFSRKEIVGSAERVNKLLSDNGYAFANVNSIPEIDEEKKQVKITYFVDPGKRVYVRRITMRGNTSTRDEVLRREMRQFEAAWFSGDRVRLSRERLKRLGYFDEVNMKTSAVPGSTDQVDVNISVVEKPMGNLVAGLGFSQSSGIIFSTKISQRNFLGTGKRISFAFDNSDSNTHYQLGYTNPYYTVDGISRGFNLSYKSTDFDEVDTANYITDTAIMGVNFGFPVTETDRVNLTLDLVSTDFKLSDTPSSEITQFQTDNGDTFLDFKIGTSWVRDSRDSALMPTKGGFQRFSARATLPGSDLTYYKIAYKHKHYFPLGKKLTMALNGDVAYGDVYGDTSHLPYWENFFGGGIKTVRGYKDFSLGPRDDNNDPLGGNVKVVANAEVFFPAPFKLMERTIRLGLFVDAGNVYDTGGGTDIDLGELRYSSGASVFWLSPVGALGMSLGFPLNKKSGDETETFQFTFGTAF, encoded by the coding sequence ATGAACTTAATTATAAAGAGCATTCAGCATCTTCTTTTGCTATGTGTACTGGCTTTGCCATTGTCAGTCGCAGCAGAGAGTTTTGTGATTAAGGATATACGAGTCGAAGGACTCCAGCGCATATCTGCTGGCACGGTATTTAATTATCTGCCGGTTGGGATCGGCCAGGAGATAGAGGCGGAAGAGACCGGCTTTATCATTCGTGCTCTTTTTAAGACCGGTTTCTTTAAGGATGTGCGATTGGAACGGGAACGGGATGTGCTGATCGTTTCTGTCCGTGAGCGACCTGCTATTGCCAAAATTGAGATCGAAGGCAATAAATCTATGGAAACTGAACAGCTGCTGCTGGCACTGAAGGATATCGGGCTGGCAGAGGGCCGGGTGTTCAATAGCTCCATTCTGGATAAGATCGAGCAGGAGTTGAGTCGCCAATACTTCAATCAGGGTAAGTATGGTGTGAAACTCGATTCCACAGTGATACCGCTGGAGCGAAACCGAGCGGCGGTCAATATCGATATTTCTGAAGGCCAGACGGCTCGTATCAAAAAGATAAATATTATCGGTAATACCTCCTTTGAAGAGGATGAGTTGCTGGATCAATTCTCTCTAAGTACCACCGGGTTTCTCTCTACTTTCACCAAAGACGATCAGTACTCTAAACAGGCCCTTTCCGGTGATCTGGAAAAACTTCGCTCGTTCTATCTTGATCGTGGCTATATCAATTTTAAAATTACCTCAACACAGGTCTCGATCACCCCGGACAAGAAGGACATCTACGTAAGGGTTAATATTGCTGAAGGCGATGTTTATACCATCAGTGATATCAACTTGGCTGGTGACCTGATAGTGAAGAAGGAGAAGTATTTTCCACTGATTCATCTCATCCGGGGTGAAATATTTTCACGCAAGGAGATTGTTGGTAGCGCGGAACGGGTTAATAAGCTGCTGAGTGATAACGGATATGCTTTTGCCAACGTTAACAGCATTCCGGAAATAGATGAAGAGAAGAAGCAGGTTAAAATCACCTATTTTGTCGACCCCGGTAAACGGGTCTATGTGCGCCGGATCACTATGCGCGGTAATACCAGCACCCGTGATGAAGTACTGCGGCGTGAGATGAGGCAGTTCGAGGCGGCGTGGTTCTCTGGAGACCGGGTTCGCCTTTCCCGGGAGCGCTTGAAGCGATTGGGCTACTTTGATGAAGTGAATATGAAGACTTCGGCCGTCCCAGGATCGACAGATCAGGTGGATGTTAATATTAGCGTTGTTGAGAAGCCCATGGGTAATCTGGTAGCTGGGCTGGGTTTTTCACAATCCTCTGGCATTATATTCAGTACCAAGATCAGTCAGAGAAATTTTCTGGGTACAGGTAAACGAATATCTTTCGCTTTTGATAACAGTGACTCCAATACCCACTATCAGCTCGGGTATACCAACCCTTACTACACAGTGGATGGCATTAGCCGCGGCTTTAATCTGAGCTATAAGAGTACTGATTTTGATGAGGTGGATACAGCAAACTACATCACAGATACGGCCATCATGGGGGTTAATTTCGGTTTTCCGGTGACAGAGACAGATCGCGTCAACCTGACACTGGATCTGGTTTCCACCGATTTTAAACTGAGCGATACACCATCGTCAGAGATTACCCAGTTTCAAACCGATAATGGTGACACGTTCCTCGACTTTAAAATTGGTACCAGCTGGGTTCGTGATTCTCGGGACTCAGCCCTGATGCCAACCAAGGGTGGATTTCAGCGTTTTTCAGCCAGAGCAACACTTCCCGGCAGTGATCTCACCTATTATAAGATCGCCTACAAACATAAACACTACTTTCCTCTGGGCAAGAAGTTAACTATGGCACTGAATGGGGATGTTGCATACGGGGATGTATACGGTGACACTAGCCATCTGCCTTATTGGGAAAACTTTTTCGGAGGCGGCATAAAGACCGTTCGTGGCTATAAGGACTTCAGTCTTGGGCCCCGGGATGATAACAATGATCCATTGGGCGGTAATGTCAAAGTGGTTGCCAACGCCGAGGTGTTTTTCCCGGCACCTTTCAAGCTGATGGAGAGAACCATACGCTTGGGATTATTTGTCGATGCAGGTAATGTATACGACACGGGTGGTGGTACTGACATTGATTTGGGGGAGTTACGCTATTCTTCAGGAGCGTCAGTGTTCTGGCTCTCACCGGTGGGGGCACTGGGCATGAGTCTAGGTTTTCCTTTGAACAAAAAGTCGGGAGATGAAACTGAAACCTTCCAGTTTACCTTTGGTACAGCTTTCTAA
- a CDS encoding OmpH family outer membrane protein, translating to MKKLVLIALIVGFLGLAGFASAADSFKIAVVNANKVVEKSPQYDAVRKALETEFERRNNDLVANQKQLKKLEEKLARDGAVMSSAEVKRLEQDIRSRRRKVKNAQDEFREDLTLRRNEEVNKLLRKVSEVVRQVGEEEGIDVILSDGIVYVSKRADMSNKVLERLKSLYKASGK from the coding sequence TTGAAAAAATTAGTTCTCATAGCATTGATAGTCGGTTTTCTGGGCTTAGCGGGCTTCGCCTCTGCTGCGGACAGTTTCAAAATTGCGGTGGTTAACGCCAATAAAGTGGTGGAGAAGTCACCCCAGTATGATGCTGTTCGCAAGGCTTTGGAAACAGAGTTCGAGCGGCGCAACAACGACCTAGTCGCCAACCAAAAACAGCTGAAAAAGCTGGAAGAGAAACTCGCCCGTGATGGTGCTGTGATGAGTTCTGCCGAGGTGAAACGCCTAGAGCAGGATATTCGTTCACGTCGCCGTAAAGTAAAAAATGCTCAGGACGAATTCAGAGAGGATTTGACCCTTCGCCGTAACGAAGAGGTCAATAAACTCCTCCGCAAAGTATCCGAAGTGGTTCGCCAGGTTGGAGAAGAGGAAGGGATCGACGTAATCTTGAGCGACGGCATCGTATACGTCAGTAAGAGGGCTGATATGAGTAACAAAGTATTGGAACGTCTGAAAAGCCTGTATAAGGCCTCAGGTAAATAA